Proteins encoded by one window of Nisaea sediminum:
- a CDS encoding S8 family serine peptidase, with translation MPQRLLSLAIASLLLWSVPNAAARGAEGLMRADAATRAICTAPLANPEGLLPDDISLARRSGALNADNSGRRLLTLDMGEGGEAVVDMLLQGGALRRLRMELSAPASGELRPEAMVQYGPDCMPALARRLVYGERRDVPVRLEHLQPDLATVSFVEELDPPVPPGADPGGVTVAQIDSGVNYLLPHLAARLARDASGRSLGYDYWDMDPRPFDLDTSRSPYFPLRHGTAVASILIAEAPEVRLLPYRYPRGNMERMAELIAAADAAGARIVLMPLGSNDAREWDAFRQAAEARSDMLFIVSAGNDGRNIDTAPVYPAAFPLANMITVTSADAFGRLAPGSNWGRHSVDLMVPGEGIETIDHRGAVAPASGSSFAVPRVAALAARLLARNPDWSTEKLIEAIRIRTARGYRSAPADVAWGWIPNPADDGR, from the coding sequence ATGCCGCAACGCCTGCTGAGCCTCGCAATTGCCTCCTTGCTTCTCTGGTCTGTGCCGAACGCGGCGGCGCGGGGCGCGGAAGGGCTGATGCGGGCGGACGCGGCGACGCGGGCGATCTGTACCGCGCCGCTCGCAAATCCTGAGGGGCTGCTGCCGGACGACATTTCGCTGGCCCGTCGGAGCGGCGCCCTCAATGCGGACAATTCCGGACGTCGGTTGCTCACGCTGGACATGGGCGAGGGCGGCGAGGCGGTCGTCGACATGCTCCTCCAGGGCGGCGCCCTGCGCCGTCTGCGCATGGAGCTCAGCGCGCCGGCGTCCGGTGAACTGCGCCCGGAGGCGATGGTGCAGTACGGCCCGGACTGCATGCCGGCCTTGGCCCGCCGGCTGGTATACGGCGAGCGGCGCGATGTGCCGGTCCGGCTTGAGCATCTGCAGCCCGACCTTGCCACGGTATCATTTGTCGAGGAGCTCGACCCTCCGGTGCCGCCGGGTGCCGATCCCGGCGGGGTGACGGTGGCGCAGATCGACAGCGGGGTGAATTACCTGCTGCCGCATCTCGCCGCCCGGCTGGCGCGCGACGCCTCCGGGCGGTCGCTCGGCTACGATTACTGGGACATGGACCCGCGCCCGTTCGATCTCGACACCTCCCGCTCGCCATATTTCCCGCTCAGGCACGGCACTGCCGTCGCCAGTATCCTGATCGCCGAGGCGCCGGAGGTCCGGCTGCTGCCCTATCGTTATCCCCGGGGCAACATGGAGCGGATGGCGGAACTGATCGCGGCGGCTGATGCAGCGGGCGCGCGCATCGTCCTGATGCCGCTCGGCAGCAACGACGCGCGGGAGTGGGACGCTTTCCGGCAGGCGGCGGAGGCCCGTTCCGACATGCTGTTCATCGTCTCCGCCGGGAACGACGGACGGAACATCGACACGGCGCCGGTCTATCCGGCAGCCTTCCCGCTCGCCAACATGATCACCGTCACCTCCGCCGACGCCTTCGGGCGGCTTGCGCCGGGCTCGAACTGGGGGCGGCACTCGGTCGACCTGATGGTGCCGGGCGAGGGGATCGAGACCATCGATCATCGCGGTGCCGTCGCGCCCGCCTCGGGGAGCAGCTTCGCCGTGCCGCGCGTCGCCGCACTCGCCGCGCGCCTGCTGGCGCGGAACCCGGACTGGAGCACAGAAAAGCTGATAGAGGCGATCCGCATCCGCACCGCGCGGGGGTATAGGAGTGCGCCCGCAGACGTTGCGTGGGGCTGGATCCCGAACCCGGCGGACGATGGGCGCTAG
- a CDS encoding DUF3419 family protein, which translates to MSANPLLQNAVTAGGGHKLTKRGILDRMFTMAFKGFVYPQIWEDPEVDLEALQLTPESRVFTIASGGCNILNYLTERPASIQAVDLNPAHVALTRLKLTALKQLPDHETFFRFFGHADERENKRVYFRDLAPHLDAETRAYWSKRGLRGRRIDMFTRNVYEFGLLGRFIGLLHLIARLHGKNPRHILEAETLQEQRALFDSIIGPIFDSRMVRALCRLPVSFYGLGIPPAQFEALSASAGGDMAGLMRSRLERLACDFSIDDNYFAWQAFGRGYDRTKRQAIPRYLHAGNYETLRETAPKVDVVQASMTDFLGAREAASLDRYILLDAQDWMNAEQLSALWTEILRTSAPGARVIFRTAGEESPLPGRVPDEILDRWEYRAEESEDLCRRDRSSIYGGFHLYIRRD; encoded by the coding sequence ATGTCCGCCAACCCCCTGCTCCAGAACGCCGTCACCGCCGGCGGCGGCCACAAGCTGACCAAACGCGGCATTCTCGACCGCATGTTCACCATGGCCTTCAAGGGTTTCGTCTATCCGCAGATCTGGGAAGATCCCGAGGTCGACCTCGAGGCGCTGCAACTCACGCCGGAGAGCCGGGTCTTCACCATCGCGTCCGGCGGCTGCAATATCCTGAACTATCTGACCGAGCGTCCGGCCAGCATCCAGGCCGTCGATCTCAATCCGGCCCATGTCGCGCTCACCCGCTTGAAACTGACGGCGCTGAAGCAGCTGCCCGACCACGAGACCTTCTTCCGCTTCTTCGGCCACGCCGACGAACGCGAGAACAAGCGGGTCTATTTCCGTGACCTGGCGCCGCATCTCGATGCCGAGACCCGGGCCTACTGGAGCAAGCGCGGGCTGCGCGGCCGGCGCATCGACATGTTCACCCGCAATGTCTACGAGTTCGGTCTGCTCGGCCGCTTCATCGGCCTGCTGCACCTGATTGCCCGCCTCCACGGCAAGAACCCGCGCCACATCCTGGAAGCGGAAACCCTGCAGGAGCAGCGTGCCCTTTTCGACTCCATCATCGGCCCGATCTTCGACAGCCGGATGGTGCGCGCGCTCTGCCGTCTGCCGGTCTCGTTCTACGGTCTCGGCATCCCGCCGGCACAGTTCGAGGCGCTCTCCGCCTCGGCCGGCGGCGACATGGCCGGACTCATGCGCTCGCGTCTCGAGCGGCTCGCCTGCGACTTCTCGATCGACGACAACTACTTCGCGTGGCAGGCCTTCGGGCGCGGCTACGACCGGACGAAGCGCCAGGCCATTCCACGATACCTGCACGCCGGCAACTACGAGACGCTGCGAGAGACCGCACCGAAGGTCGATGTGGTGCAGGCGTCGATGACCGACTTCCTCGGTGCGCGCGAGGCCGCAAGCCTCGACCGATACATTCTGCTCGACGCGCAGGACTGGATGAACGCGGAGCAGCTCTCCGCGCTCTGGACAGAGATTCTGCGCACCTCGGCACCCGGCGCGCGGGTGATCTTCCGCACGGCCGGCGAGGAGAGCCCGCTACCGGGGCGCGTGCCGGACGAGATCCTCGATCGCTGGGAGTACCGGGCGGAGGAGTCGGAAGATCTCTGCCGGCGCGACCGCTCATCGATCTATGGAGGCTTCCATCTCTACATCCGCCGGGACTAA
- a CDS encoding trypsin-like peptidase domain-containing protein, translating into MTQPLLRRHIAAALLLAFLFSGSAEAQEECRQPEPVCAARGSVFAISGPGGIGSATRLSATELVTTRHLIADVTEVELFLESGERIKASVVASAYEADLILLSAPGLPAGPALDPADGPVRAPLFTVGADVSFGRIRAYDPGDILLAPADGHPFARLHHTAYGQPAHSGGALVGADGRLAGIVAAGGDGRFEAIPAAAIAELRQKSGADFSAASDEIGGAIRICMLNLDRHRADQTPLSDQEASALATSCSRSRNRQNMDLAAQVLGMKGRFDESIALFEAALEEDPNALNARMGLAVSYHLAARYEEEIPHLAFLMQHLPDDHQVLRLALQAGIWGGDRALAERAYERIETVNPQMLPVAKRFLENPPPRPKRR; encoded by the coding sequence GTGACACAGCCCCTCCTCCGGCGCCATATCGCAGCGGCGCTGCTGCTCGCTTTCCTGTTCTCCGGTTCCGCGGAAGCCCAGGAGGAGTGCCGCCAGCCGGAGCCGGTCTGTGCCGCACGCGGATCGGTCTTCGCCATCTCGGGGCCAGGCGGCATCGGCAGCGCGACCCGACTCTCCGCCACCGAGCTGGTCACGACCCGTCACCTCATCGCCGACGTGACGGAGGTCGAGCTCTTCCTGGAGAGCGGCGAGCGCATCAAGGCAAGCGTGGTGGCTTCGGCTTATGAAGCCGACCTGATCCTGCTCTCCGCCCCCGGCCTGCCGGCGGGACCGGCGCTCGATCCGGCGGACGGTCCCGTCCGCGCTCCGCTCTTCACCGTCGGCGCCGACGTCTCCTTCGGGCGGATCCGCGCCTATGATCCGGGTGACATACTGCTGGCTCCTGCCGACGGTCATCCCTTCGCCCGCCTGCATCACACCGCCTACGGCCAGCCCGCCCATAGCGGCGGCGCCCTGGTCGGGGCGGACGGACGGTTGGCCGGGATCGTCGCGGCAGGTGGCGACGGACGTTTCGAGGCGATCCCGGCGGCGGCGATCGCCGAGCTGCGCCAGAAGAGCGGCGCGGACTTCTCGGCAGCCAGCGACGAGATCGGCGGCGCGATCCGGATCTGCATGCTCAATCTCGACCGGCACAGGGCCGACCAGACACCGCTGAGCGATCAGGAGGCAAGCGCGCTCGCCACCTCCTGCAGCCGCAGCCGCAACCGGCAGAACATGGATCTCGCGGCGCAGGTGCTCGGCATGAAGGGCCGGTTCGACGAGTCCATTGCGCTCTTCGAGGCGGCGCTGGAGGAAGACCCGAACGCGCTCAATGCGCGGATGGGCCTTGCCGTCAGCTATCACCTCGCGGCGCGCTACGAGGAGGAAATCCCGCATCTCGCCTTCCTGATGCAGCATCTGCCCGACGACCATCAGGTGCTCCGCCTGGCCCTGCAGGCCGGTATCTGGGGTGGCGACCGGGCGCTGGCCGAGCGGGCCTACGAGCGGATCGAGACGGTCAATCCGCAGATGCTGCCGGTGGCGAAACGCTTTCTGGAAAACCCGCCGCCGCGCCCGAAGCGGCGCTGA